In Leptodactylus fuscus isolate aLepFus1 chromosome 9, aLepFus1.hap2, whole genome shotgun sequence, the genomic window atagtagtatacagtaggatatataatactatacagtaatataatatacagtgatatataatagtatatagtagtatacagtaggatatataatactatacagtaatatacagtgatatataatagtatatagtagtatacagggatatataataatatatagtaatataatatacagtgatatctaataatatacagtgatatataatagtatatagtaatatacagtatacagggatATATAATCATATACAGTAATACAATATACAggtgtgtaatatataatatattttatatatatatatatatttttatttatttttttaattctagtcacatacataaaaaaaaatgcctaatgtgtttatttttatagGAATGAAAAGATCTAATTCATTTGATTCATCTCTCAGccctactgtatataattatatattacttTATAGTGTTATAGTACTTATTGTATAATgctttatattcttatatattacacaactgtatattatatcactgtacatttttatatattacacaactttttatatattacacaactgcctccaaaaaaaaataaaatagtgatcagaacaacggacattccccaaaatgttcTGAACTACATCTTGtgctgcaaaaaaaccccaaaacccaccttagggccccttcacactacggatacgctggatTGAGCCGAgcaagccgtacatgcgagcgcttcccattcacttcaatgggagcgctcgtagagaaaaaagcagcccattaatttcaatggggagcactcgtattccagctcccattgaaatgaatgggatctgctttatacgcgctgattctgaacgtgttttaacgttcagaatcagtcagcgtatccgtagtgtgaaggggccctttacaACTTTGTTTACGGCCAGAAAGGTGACAGGTTTCAGAATTTAGAGATTTAAATAATttttctgcatttaaaaaaaaaaaaatcaagattcAAATCAAAAATTGTCCCaaggattgaaaaaaaattgacaattttcttttttttgcaagaTCATTTGGCACCTTGCTGTATGACAGCAACATCACATTATATACCGAAACTAGATACTAAATGGGTTTTCCTATCTTAGCAATCTCTCTCCTATAGGATAAGGAATAACttgtagatcagtgggggtccaacaagtGGGGACCGGATCCATTATGGGGGTTGTCCTACTCCCTGCTCGGTGGTCGGGCACTTGCACTCCCAGTCCACCacacttggctatctctggcagtcccaaTGACATGAATGGAGTTGAGTGCACTTGTCTGACCACCCGCCATTCTGAAGCACATAAAATACCACATTCTTATATTTGGTGGGGGCCCCTGcagtgggacccccactgatccccaACTTATCCCCTATATGGTAGATAGAGGATGAGTGTCCTCATTGTCATGGCTCGTTTTGTTGTTAGGTAACATTAACTTAGAGATGAAAGGGTTACAGGGAAGATGGATTCCTTCTGAGACGTCTTACTTGTTGGCAGCATTGTGGGTATCTAAGAAACCGTCAGCTCTGGTGTCAAACTTCCCCCAGGCAGCAAGTCAGTCCAGTCTGAGCAGTGCAGGGGCCGATTCCAGGTGTCATATTCATGTTTGTATGTTCCTAATTATTATTGCTGTAGACATGTTCATGAATGAGTTAATAGGGGAGGCGGCCAGTGCAGGACCCTCGTGTTAGGGTAAGGACCCGGCAGCTATCAGCATTATATGGACagcctattggtttcaatgggatCGTGGACTAATTTTGCTTTTTATAACGTAATTCACAAGACATTTTCTTTCTCCCCTGCAGTGACCTCACCCTAATATTTATAGCAATGTCCGACGCTGCGAAAGACAAGGCCGCCCGCCTGCTGAAGAAGAGGGGAAGTGTTTCATCCCTCAGTAGCCATGAAATCAGACCACGAGAAAACTTCAGCAAGACCCGGGAGTCCAAAGAGTATGTAGAACTGATAATCTAGAAGCAGATACATCTGTCATAGAAGTAAAACATATTCATATGTCCATTAGTAATAAGGAGCACAAGAGCGGGGTCCTGCAGATCCATGAATATTAGGAAAGATCATGTAATGGGTCAGGACAATGTTATAAAACCCTTGTTGTTCATTTTATTTGCAGTTCTATGAGTACAGTGTCTTATATTGATGAACCAGGACATCATGATGACATCACCCGTCCAGCAGTGCAGATGGAAAATACCTACCAACTAGGTAAAGAATGTCATTGGGagataatactgctccaatgtacaagaatataactactataatactactcctatgtacaagaatataactactataatactgctcctatgtacaagaatataactactataatactgctcctatgtacaagaatataactactataatactgctcctatgtacaagaataaaactactataatattgctcctatgtacaagaatataactactataatactgccccctatgtacaagaatataactactataatactactcctatgtacaagaatataactactataatactgccccctatgtacaagaatataactactataatactactcctatgtacaagaatataactactataatactgctcctatgtacaagaatataactactataatactgccccctatgtacaagaatataactactataatactactcctatgtacaagaatataactactataatactactcctatgtacaagaatataactactataatactactcctatgtacaagaatataactactataatactactcctatgtacaagaatataactactataatactacctcctatgtacaagaatataactactataatactactcctatgtacaagaatataactactataatactactcctatgtacgagaatataactactataataatactcctatgtacaagaatataactactataatactactcctatgtacaagaatataactactataatactactcctatgtacaagaatataactactataatactacctcctatgtacaagaatataactactataatactgctcctatgtacaagaatataactactataatactacctcctatgtacaagaatataacgactataatactactcctatgtacaagaatataactactataatactactcctatgtacaagaatataactactataatactacctgctatgtacaagaatataactactataatactgctcctatgtacaagaatataactactataatactactcctatgtacaagaatataactactataatactactcctatgtacaagaatataactactataatactactcctatgtacaagaatataactactataatactaccttctatgtacaagaatataactactataatactactcctatgtacaagaatataactactataatactactcctatgtacaagaatataactactataatactactcctatgtacaagaatataactactataatactactcctatgtacaagaatataactactataatactgctcctatgtacaagaatataactactataatactaccttctatgtacaagaatataactactataatactactcctatgtacaagaatataactactataatactactcctatgtacaagaatataactactataatactacctcctatgtacaagaatataactactataatactaccttctatgtacaagaatataactactataatactactcctatgtacaagaatataactactataatactactcctatgtacaagaatataactactataatactactcctatgtacaagaatataactactataatactactcctatgtacaagaatataactactataatactactcctatgtacaagaatataactactataatactactcctatgtacaagaatataactactataatactgctcctgtgtataaAGGTAGCAGAATTTAATCACTGAATATTTGCCCTTGTTTACCCCTTGGGGTTCTCtggcaggtatatactgtataataacatgtATTGTCTCTTTAGGTCCCGGTCGCCGTTTTCCTGTAGCCACGGTCAATAATATCCTAAAAGACGTCCTGACAAGTTACCTGCAGGAGGAGAAGTACGAGGCCGAGCTCTGTAGACAAATGACAAAGACGATCTCCGAGGTGAGCCATGACCTGGTCAGATCCATCTTTTGACGACCTTTTGGAAAAACTGAATATTTTTTGTGATAATCAGTGAAGGTGATAAATCCCTGAAGATTGTCTCCTGTATCTTGTGACTTGCAGGTTGTGAAGGCGAGAGTGAAGGACCTGATGATCCCCAGGTATAAAATCATCGTCCTCATCTACATCGGGCAGCTGAACGATCAGAGCATGCGGGTGGGGAGCCGCTGTATCTGGGACCCCGCACACGACACCTTCTCATCCTACACATTCAAGAACAGCTCCTTGTTTGCCCTGGCCAATGTCTATGCGGTATATTACGAGTAGGGATTGCTGGGCCTTGTAGTTCTACACCATCTAAAGAACCAGAAATCTATTCCATGTAGTCTGAATCATGTTCAGTGTCAGAGAGGACCCCCCTCTAATCTGAAACCCCCCCTGGTTTATCTCTTCTGTCAGTTTGTTAAAACATTTTATCTGTtcccgggaaagctgggtgatcaccAATATGCCCTCCGTTATAGTTTCAGCCATCTTACCAGATCCCTAAAtcacattgacattccccctcaccTATTGCTGCTTGTCTAGACTGTGTGGCCTGGCAGGGCTCTAGAGAAAGCTGAATCATCATTGTTTTGGCTACCATATTGtcttccacccagctttcccagaacggGACAATTGCTATATACATAAATTGACAGCAGGGAATGACGGGGCATTTTTTAGTTTAAAGAGGATCCTCTTCTTTAGAGTGCGGGGTTTCCGTATATATCGAGAGCCGACTTTTTTGTACAAAATATTTATTATGTCATTGATGATGGGAACAAAACGATGaatttgtataataaaacatcAGTGTAATAGATATGTGCCGCTGCCCTAATTCTAtagaaaaacattgaaaaattactaacattttgaaataaaaatataacGTTTTGTAAAAACGGACATGTCCAATCATATGGAAAGGGCTGCCATGTAATGTGATGCTGGAATGGGAAGTTATGGCCAGAGAAGTATCTTGGGTGGAGTGATGAGATTCAGAAACAGCGCCCTTCTTGTTCATGTGGCAGCAcagggtattacagctcagccccatggaCTTGTATATTAGACACGGCCCTTCAGGATCAGGAATGTGACCTGGTTAGTCATCATATGCATAAGATGAATGTGGTCAAATCTACAATTTTAGTAGAACCAGATGGACAACCATCTAATGTATACCTCCCAAATAtcataggcagtggcgtaactaccggggaagcagcggaggcagctgccacagggcccgggacattagggggccggcgacagccgctaccgctgcgttttttgggtGGGTTTTAATAGGCGGGCcctaacgggccctacttacttacggATCccggcagggatcggtaagtgacaccgcaggaatgcgcggggggggggtgttggttgGTGTCTTCGTCGTTGGTCGGGGTGGGGGCCCATGTCAacggttcgccatggggccccgccattcctagttacgccactgatcatagGACTGACAGAGGGATAAGATCTGCGGCACCTCTAACCCCGCCCATGCTCCATTCCCACCCAGTCCCTTTTTGGCTCTCAAACAGTATGACACCAAtgaggtataatgcccccttagagccCCCCATACGATATCATGCCCccatgtggcccctacacagtataatgccccttagagcccccatacgaTATCATGCCCCcatgtggccctcacacagtataatgtccctcctgTGGGTCCCACAGTACAATGACCCCTATTTCTGACCTCTGTGGTTTATTTCCCTGACAAGGTAtattgccccctcattgtggcccgcACACTTTAGTTCCCCATTTTTGTGGCCTCCACATTGTAAAGACCTGTAATTGTAATTGTTCAGCCAACAGTCCTGTATTGCCTGATGCCACAGATAGGGGGCGATACTGGGGGAAGACACTGATATAAATGGACGACACCAATGTTTCCAGCTTGTATAATCTTTATTAGTCTGTACACGGCTGTAACCTGAGGTCAGAAATCATTAGCACCGACACAATGACGTCATGGAGACTGACGGGGAACATAGATTATTAGCACACGGGCCATATACATGTCTACATATGGTATACACATGGGGCTCTAGCAAAGTGAACTCAAGTCCTTCTTTTTGCAGCCGGTTTTGCAGCAGGCCGTGGTCAGCAGTTCGTTGAGGTCGCGTCTCTCTTGACTCTTCTTCACCCCCCACATCTCTTCGGAGGACTCTGTTTCCTGCAGGTTCTCCTGGTCCTGAGCGTTTATTCTCTGCACATGATATTGTACTGGTCCCGCCAGGTCCTCGTCCACAGTGTGCATGGCAAAGAAGGCGTCTCTGTCTATAGACAACACAAGGGTTACTGCTATTCTGCAAGTCTACATTAGTTGTCATCAGATCTTAGGggaacagatttactaatagtgtctaaaagacagcagcaccaccacagggcgAATGAAGCATTACAAAGTGTCCATTCTTTTCAATGAGTTGTCTAtattgcaggacaggacaggtcctccagagagagagactcTTTAGAACTACtcccaatatttaaaggggttatccaagactaGATAGTGACAGCCTATCTTCAGGATGGGTCCTCAAAATCTGATATCAGTCGGCTGCCTCTGCCACCGATACTGCAGTGTATGGATCCGGGGACAGCTCTGTGTACTGTGTAGTGGCTGCACAATGGTACCCCAGTACAGTGAGAGCTATCCACTCTGTGGGTCTGGGCCCTCACCAAggggatattgatgacctgtcgtaAGGATAggctttaaaggaagtctgtagCCGGACCACAGCATATCACACAGCCCCGCAGGTAGGTAAattagggtctcctgaatcaaacagtattttcc contains:
- the DYNLT5 gene encoding dynein light chain Tctex-type 5, which encodes MSDAAKDKAARLLKKRGSVSSLSSHEIRPRENFSKTRESKDSMSTVSYIDEPGHHDDITRPAVQMENTYQLGPGRRFPVATVNNILKDVLTSYLQEEKYEAELCRQMTKTISEVVKARVKDLMIPRYKIIVLIYIGQLNDQSMRVGSRCIWDPAHDTFSSYTFKNSSLFALANVYAVYYE
- the INSL5 gene encoding insulin-like peptide INSL5, with the translated sequence MRVLPVCCVLLLLLVAAEQVTADGQFVKLCGREFIRAVIYTCGGSRWRRLLSGHSQDMADRDAFFAMHTVDEDLAGPVQYHVQRINAQDQENLQETESSEEMWGVKKSQERRDLNELLTTACCKTGCKKKDLSSLC